From Hoeflea sp. 108:
GAGGCCATGGGCGAACGCAATGGCCGCGCCGTCGCGGATGTTCGGAGCGATCTCGTCGCGATAGATGTCGGCCTGCAGTTCGTCGGGGGTGGCCATCATCATCAGGTCGGCCCACTTGGCGGCTTCCGCCACGGTCATGACCTTGAGGCCGTCGGCCTCGACCTTCTTGGCGGTCGCCGAGCCGGCCTTCAGGCCGATCACCAGCTCCTTGGCGCCCGAATCCTTGAGGTTCAGCGCATGCGCGCGACCCTGGCTGCCGTAGCCGATGATGGCGACCTTCTTGCCCTTGATCAGATTGAGATCGGCATCACGATCGTAATAGACACGCATTGGTGGGTTCCTTCCCGTTTGCAGTCAAAGGGCCTTCGGCCCGGTTTTCGCTCCATGAAGAGCCAGGAACTGCTGCGTCGCGCGCACGGCATCGCCGTCCATCTCCGCCTCAGTCAATTTCAGCCGGTCGCCGAGCAGAAGTCTGATCTGCACGTCGCGGGCGACCAGCCCAAAGAATGTCCTAAATGCCGTCTCGGCATCGTCGAATTCGAGTAGCCCTGCCTCGCGGCCGGCTTCCAGCACCGGCTTCAGGCGCCGGCCCAGCGCAAAGCGACCGCGCTCGAGCACGATGGCGCCGAGGTCGCGCTTGTCCGATCCGGCATGCACGACCCCAACCCGGTTCAGCGCAATCGAGGTGTCGCTTGAGATCACCCGCAGCCAGTCGGAGGCAAAACGTTCGAGGCTGGCGGTCAGTGCGGCAAGGTCAAGGCCCTTGCGGTCCACCGGCGTGACGCGAACCTTGGCCGCCTGCCACTGCACGGTGGCGGTCAGCAGGCCGTCACGGTCGCCGAACCATTTGTACAATGTTTCCTTGGAGCAGCTGGCGCGGCGCGCAACCGCCGTCATGGTCAGGCGGTCGCCTTCCTCGACGAGCAGGCGCAGCACGGCGTCGAGCACGTCCTGCTGACGCGCTGTCGGCCCCTCGCCTTCCATCATCTCGGTGGTTGTCTGCAACATCGTTCCCAGCCTGTCGCGCTCCGTCGGCTCGCTCCAAAGGAGCCGTACCGTACGTTACGGTTCGGCTTATGCCGCAATTTTCAAGGCCCCGCAATGGGCAAGTGCGCGGTGTTCAACAAATGTCGCTTGGTCGCACACCATGCATATGCACCCGGCAGGCCGGCCCCGCCCTCACCGCGGGAGATTTGGCTTGCCAGAGTTCCGCCGCTCCAAGAATATGATCTGGCCCGAACTATGCTGGAGTCATGAAAATGAAAGCCTTGCATAGAGCATTTTGGATCGTCTCATTCCTCATCTTGCTGTTCGGAAATCACACGACGTACGCCGCCGATCGTTATGAACAGCTATTCAGAGGAATGCTCACCCTCGCCGTCGAAGGAAATCCGGAGGCCCAATATCATCTGGGAATGATGCACAACAATGGCATCGGCACCGAAGCCAATCCAAGCGAAGCCTTCGAGTGGTTTCGCAAATCAGCCGCCTCGGGCGATCCGCTCGCGGCCTATAAGGTTGGATGCTATTACGACGGGCAATTTCCAGGTGTCGTTCCCGAGAACAATGTTCTCGGCCTGAAATACAAGCTGGTTGCCGCCGAGCAAGGCTATCATCTGGCCCAGACCTCAGTCGCCGAACACTACTACGCCGCGCAACAGTACGACGAGGCGATAAGATGGTGGACGGAAGCTGCAAAACAGGGCGAACCGACCGCAATCCGCCGGCTCAGCACCGTTTATGAGCAAGGTGAAATCGCGCCAAGGGACCTGGCGCTCAGCTATCGCTATCTTTTGATGTTCGCGCAGATGCCTGGCGTAACCTCTGACCAGTCGACAAAAGTCGCGAGGGACACCGTTTTCGCGCAACTCAGCCCCGAACAATTGACCGAGGCCTCGGCCGCCGGCGCTTTCGTCGCGCAACCGACACCCCTAACCCAAGAGGCACAGTCGGGTTTGATGGAGGCGATAAGGCTGTACGCGCTCAATCCGCGCTGACCACCTAAAGCAGTCGAGGAGGTAAACCGAGATCGACCGCCTCGACCAGGAAGTCGAGCAGCGCCCTCACCCGTGCCGGCACCGGGCCGCCGCTACCAAGGAAGACTGCATGGACGTCTTCGAGGTCGCCGGGATTGGCCTGTTCGAGCACGGCAACCAGCCTGCCGGCCGCGAGGTCGTCGCGCACCTGGAACGCCGCCATCCGCGCAAGCCCGAGGCCGGCCAGCGCGAGCGCGCGCAAAGCCTCGCCATCGCTTGCCTGCGCGTTGCCGGTGGGCGCGACCTCGACAACGACGCCGTCCTGCAAAACCGGCCATCCCGGCATGCTGCGCACATAAGACGGGCCAAGCAGATTATGCCCTTTCAATTCTTCAGCACTGCGCGGCATCGCGCGCGTCGCGAAATAGGCCGGCGCGCCGACAATCGTCATGCGGGTTGCGCCGAGTTTGCGTGCGACAAGGCTGGAGCTCTTCATCGGACCGGCCCGGATCGCCACGTCTGCCCGCGCCTCGAGCAGGTCGACAACCGTGTCGGACAAGGCGACGTCGACCGAAATATCGGGATACCGGGCCAGGAACCGTGGCAGCAGCGGCAAAAGGAAATGTGTCCCGAAAGGCACATTGGCGTTGACGCGCAGGCGTCCGCGCGGCGCTTCGCCTGATGCCGCGCATTGCTCCGCCTCCTTGAGATCGGCAAGGATGACGACACTGCGCTCATAAAAGGCGCAGCCTTCGGGTGTCAGTTGCAGACGGCGGGTCGAGCGATTAACCAGTCGTGCTCCGAGGCGGCTCTCCAGCCGCGACACCAGCTTGCTGACGGCCGATGGCGACATCGCCAGCGTCCGCGCCGCGGCCGAAAACCCGCCGCATTCCACCGCCCGGGCAAACACTTCCATCTCGCCGAAGCGGTTGACGTCGACACGCATCATTGTGAACTCACGTCATAAATACTGAGATGAAACGACGTCTAATTCATCCTGATCCTTAAGTCCATATCAGCAGTCCACAGGAGATTTGGATGATGAAAACCAACACCGCACTCATCGTCGGCGCCCATGGCGTCATCGGCAGCAATCTCGCCAGCCATCTGGCAGCACTCGG
This genomic window contains:
- a CDS encoding TetR/AcrR family transcriptional regulator → MLQTTTEMMEGEGPTARQQDVLDAVLRLLVEEGDRLTMTAVARRASCSKETLYKWFGDRDGLLTATVQWQAAKVRVTPVDRKGLDLAALTASLERFASDWLRVISSDTSIALNRVGVVHAGSDKRDLGAIVLERGRFALGRRLKPVLEAGREAGLLEFDDAETAFRTFFGLVARDVQIRLLLGDRLKLTEAEMDGDAVRATQQFLALHGAKTGPKAL
- a CDS encoding tetratricopeptide repeat protein, whose amino-acid sequence is MKMKALHRAFWIVSFLILLFGNHTTYAADRYEQLFRGMLTLAVEGNPEAQYHLGMMHNNGIGTEANPSEAFEWFRKSAASGDPLAAYKVGCYYDGQFPGVVPENNVLGLKYKLVAAEQGYHLAQTSVAEHYYAAQQYDEAIRWWTEAAKQGEPTAIRRLSTVYEQGEIAPRDLALSYRYLLMFAQMPGVTSDQSTKVARDTVFAQLSPEQLTEASAAGAFVAQPTPLTQEAQSGLMEAIRLYALNPR
- a CDS encoding LysR family transcriptional regulator; the encoded protein is MMRVDVNRFGEMEVFARAVECGGFSAAARTLAMSPSAVSKLVSRLESRLGARLVNRSTRRLQLTPEGCAFYERSVVILADLKEAEQCAASGEAPRGRLRVNANVPFGTHFLLPLLPRFLARYPDISVDVALSDTVVDLLEARADVAIRAGPMKSSSLVARKLGATRMTIVGAPAYFATRAMPRSAEELKGHNLLGPSYVRSMPGWPVLQDGVVVEVAPTGNAQASDGEALRALALAGLGLARMAAFQVRDDLAAGRLVAVLEQANPGDLEDVHAVFLGSGGPVPARVRALLDFLVEAVDLGLPPRLL